In a single window of the Streptomyces sp. NBC_00094 genome:
- a CDS encoding amidohydrolase family protein, whose translation MSSSAELPRIISVDDHVIEPAHLFETWLPKKYRDRGPKALTAGIGELAYVAGKYQITMDPEGPPTDWWIYEDLKFPYKRNIAAVGFDRDDMTLEGITRAEMRRGCWDPKARLADMDLNHVEASLCFPTFPRFCGQTFAEAHDKEVALACVRAYNDWMVEEWCGDSGGRLIPLCIIPLWDIDLAVAEIRRNAARGVKAVTFSEIPTHLGLPSIHSGYWDPFFAVCQETGTVVNMHIGSSSQMPAASPDAPPAVQASLSFNNAMASMMDFLFSGVLVKFPRLKLAYSEGQMGWIPYALERADDVWEEHRAWGGVRDLIPEPPSTYYYRQIFCCFFRDKHGIASLDVVGRDNATFETDYPHVDSTFPHTKEVALDHVQGLDDETIYKLMRGNAIRMLDLGIV comes from the coding sequence ATGAGCTCCAGCGCGGAACTGCCCCGCATCATCAGCGTCGACGACCACGTGATCGAGCCCGCCCACCTCTTCGAGACCTGGCTCCCGAAGAAGTACCGCGACCGCGGCCCCAAGGCCCTCACGGCCGGGATCGGCGAGCTCGCCTACGTCGCCGGCAAGTACCAGATCACGATGGACCCCGAAGGGCCGCCCACCGACTGGTGGATCTACGAGGACCTCAAGTTCCCGTACAAGCGCAACATCGCCGCCGTCGGCTTCGACCGCGACGACATGACCCTCGAAGGCATCACCCGCGCCGAGATGCGCCGCGGCTGCTGGGACCCCAAGGCGCGCCTCGCCGACATGGACCTCAACCACGTCGAGGCCTCGCTCTGCTTCCCCACCTTCCCGCGCTTCTGCGGCCAGACCTTCGCCGAGGCCCACGACAAGGAGGTGGCCCTCGCCTGCGTCCGCGCCTACAACGACTGGATGGTCGAGGAGTGGTGCGGCGACAGCGGCGGCCGGCTGATCCCGCTGTGCATCATCCCCCTGTGGGACATCGACCTCGCCGTCGCCGAGATCCGGCGCAACGCCGCCCGGGGCGTCAAGGCCGTCACCTTCTCCGAGATCCCCACCCACCTCGGACTCCCCTCCATCCACTCCGGCTACTGGGACCCCTTCTTCGCCGTCTGCCAGGAGACGGGGACCGTGGTCAACATGCACATCGGCTCCAGCAGCCAGATGCCCGCCGCCTCCCCCGACGCGCCCCCCGCCGTCCAGGCGTCCCTCAGCTTCAACAACGCCATGGCGTCGATGATGGACTTCCTCTTCTCCGGCGTCCTCGTGAAGTTCCCGCGCCTCAAGCTCGCCTACAGCGAGGGCCAGATGGGCTGGATCCCGTACGCCCTCGAACGCGCCGACGACGTGTGGGAGGAGCACCGCGCCTGGGGCGGCGTCCGCGACCTCATCCCCGAGCCCCCGTCCACGTACTACTACCGGCAGATCTTCTGCTGCTTCTTCCGCGACAAGCACGGCATCGCCTCGCTCGACGTCGTCGGCCGCGACAACGCCACCTTCGAGACCGACTACCCGCACGTCGACTCGACCTTCCCGCACACCAAGGAGGTCGCCCTCGACCACGTCCAGGGCCTCGACGACGAGACGATCTACAAGCTCATGCGCGGCAACGCCATCCGCATGCTGGATCTGGGAATCGTCTGA
- a CDS encoding acyl-CoA dehydrogenase family protein, producing the protein MDLAHSEEEEEFRARLREWLAAVLPTLPARPDPLDWPARRAYDCGWQRRLYDAGYADVHWDASPTQRLIFLEETELAGAPYVGANFVGLLHAGPTIAAEGTAGQRDRWLPGILRGDEVWCQGFSEPEAGSDLASLRTRAVRDGDAYVVSGQKIWTSHAEVADWCELLVRTDPTASKHRGISWLAMPMDAPGVTVRPLRTLAGSTEFAEMFLDEVRIPVGNRVGEENDGWRVTMVTLSFERGTAFVGEVVACRRLLGELARTARRNGTWDDPVLRRRLGRLSAEFQALWRLTQANVSEAQATGGVPGAGGSVFKLHYSHARQELYEAAAAVLGPDALDLGRDWTLDRLSSLSYTIAAGTSQIQRNIVAERILGLPKGR; encoded by the coding sequence ATGGACCTCGCCCACAGCGAAGAGGAGGAGGAGTTCCGGGCCCGGCTGCGCGAGTGGCTGGCCGCGGTGCTGCCCACGCTCCCGGCCCGGCCCGACCCGCTCGACTGGCCGGCCCGGCGGGCGTACGACTGCGGCTGGCAGCGCCGGCTGTACGACGCCGGGTACGCGGACGTCCACTGGGACGCGTCACCGACCCAGCGGCTCATCTTCCTGGAGGAGACCGAGCTCGCCGGGGCGCCCTACGTCGGCGCCAACTTCGTCGGACTGCTCCACGCCGGCCCGACGATCGCCGCCGAGGGCACGGCCGGGCAGCGGGACCGCTGGCTGCCGGGGATCCTGCGCGGCGACGAGGTCTGGTGCCAGGGCTTCAGCGAACCCGAGGCCGGCTCCGACCTGGCCTCGCTCCGCACCCGGGCGGTCCGGGACGGGGACGCGTACGTCGTCAGCGGCCAGAAGATCTGGACCTCGCACGCCGAGGTCGCCGACTGGTGCGAACTCCTCGTCCGTACGGACCCCACGGCGTCCAAGCACCGGGGCATCAGCTGGCTCGCCATGCCCATGGACGCCCCCGGCGTCACCGTACGGCCGCTGCGCACCCTCGCCGGGTCCACCGAGTTCGCCGAGATGTTCCTCGACGAGGTGCGGATCCCCGTCGGGAACCGGGTGGGGGAGGAGAACGACGGCTGGCGCGTCACCATGGTGACCCTCTCCTTCGAACGCGGCACCGCGTTCGTCGGCGAGGTCGTCGCCTGCCGCCGCCTCCTCGGCGAACTCGCCCGTACGGCACGGAGGAACGGCACCTGGGACGACCCCGTCCTGCGGCGGCGGCTCGGCAGGCTCTCCGCCGAGTTCCAGGCCCTGTGGCGGCTCACCCAGGCCAACGTCAGCGAGGCCCAGGCGACGGGCGGGGTGCCCGGCGCCGGCGGCTCCGTCTTCAAGCTGCACTACTCGCACGCCCGCCAGGAGCTGTACGAGGCCGCCGCCGCCGTCCTCGGCCCGGACGCGCTCGACCTCGGCCGCGACTGGACCCTCGACCGGCTGTCCTCGCTCTCGTACACGATCGCCGCCGGCACGTCCCAGATCCAGCGCAACATCGTCGCCGAGCGCATCCTCGGCCTTCCGAAGGGACGGTGA
- a CDS encoding acyl-CoA dehydrogenase family protein, whose protein sequence is MDFRLTEDQRALRKGVRELLARLFGREALRAAVDAPSPSLDRELWRELGAAGFFALRLPEEEGGVGLGLPEAVLAFEEAGRCLVPGPLVATHVAAGAVPGAAEGSTVVTEVDEGLVPWLDEADVVLGDVAGAAPMRSVDPLTPLHRVPGLVGTTGVPDTADVLPATGVAVLLTAAEQVGSAAATTEMAVRYAREREQFGQVIGGFQAVKHLCAGMLVRVELARAAVWAASVTADPVEIAGAKLLADEAATGNARDCLQVYGGMGFTWEADVHLHLKRAWVRAGLRLPAARAEEVVAAGL, encoded by the coding sequence ATGGACTTCCGACTCACCGAGGACCAGCGGGCGCTGCGGAAGGGGGTACGGGAGCTGCTGGCGCGGCTCTTCGGCCGGGAGGCGCTGCGGGCGGCCGTGGACGCGCCTTCGCCTTCCCTGGACCGCGAGCTGTGGCGGGAGCTCGGCGCCGCCGGGTTCTTCGCGCTGCGGCTGCCGGAGGAGGAGGGCGGGGTGGGGCTCGGGCTGCCGGAGGCGGTGCTGGCCTTCGAGGAGGCGGGGCGGTGCCTGGTGCCGGGGCCGTTGGTCGCCACGCATGTGGCGGCGGGGGCTGTGCCGGGGGCGGCGGAGGGTTCCACTGTCGTGACGGAGGTGGACGAGGGGCTGGTCCCGTGGCTGGACGAGGCGGATGTGGTGCTGGGGGATGTGGCCGGTGCCGCACCGATGCGATCGGTCGATCCGCTGACGCCCCTGCACAGGGTGCCGGGGCTCGTGGGCACAACGGGGGTGCCGGACACGGCGGACGTTCTGCCGGCAACGGGGGTCGCCGTCCTCCTCACCGCTGCCGAGCAAGTGGGGAGCGCGGCGGCGACTACCGAGATGGCCGTGCGGTACGCGCGGGAGCGGGAGCAGTTCGGGCAGGTCATCGGGGGGTTCCAGGCGGTGAAGCATCTCTGCGCCGGGATGCTCGTGCGGGTCGAGCTCGCTCGGGCCGCCGTGTGGGCCGCCTCCGTCACCGCCGATCCCGTCGAGATCGCCGGGGCCAAGCTGCTCGCCGACGAGGCCGCCACCGGGAACGCGCGCGACTGTCTCCAGGTGTACGGCGGCATGGGCTTCACGTGGGAGGCGGACGTGCATCTGCACCTGAAGCGGGCCTGGGTGCGGGCGGGACTGCGGCTGCCGGCCGCGCGGGCCGAGGAGGTGGTGGCGGCCGGGCTGTAG
- a CDS encoding ATP-binding protein: protein MQVLQVQLEVGPDPAEVGRARRWARSRLAGSGIGDDEPLAETLVLLISELVTNAVVHTGCPAVLRMLFAAEGGVRVEVADASDRPPQPRHAEGDDTNGRGLELVDGLADRWGWQPEGAGKSIWCEVDRMPAEASAAARNPGVSVSPGRVHC from the coding sequence GTGCAGGTGCTTCAGGTTCAGTTGGAGGTCGGGCCCGACCCGGCGGAAGTGGGGCGAGCCCGGAGGTGGGCGCGGTCGCGGCTCGCCGGGTCGGGCATAGGGGACGACGAGCCGCTGGCGGAGACGCTGGTGCTGCTGATCTCCGAGCTCGTGACCAACGCCGTGGTGCACACCGGCTGCCCGGCCGTGCTGCGGATGCTGTTCGCGGCGGAGGGCGGGGTGCGGGTCGAGGTGGCGGACGCGAGTGACCGCCCGCCGCAGCCCCGGCACGCGGAGGGTGACGACACCAACGGGCGCGGCCTGGAGCTGGTGGACGGCCTCGCGGACCGGTGGGGCTGGCAGCCCGAGGGCGCGGGGAAGAGCATCTGGTGCGAGGTGGACCGGATGCCGGCGGAGGCGTCCGCGGCCGCCCGGAATCCGGGTGTCTCGGTGTCGCCCGGCCGGGTGCACTGTTGA